Proteins encoded in a region of the Piliocolobus tephrosceles isolate RC106 chromosome 18, ASM277652v3, whole genome shotgun sequence genome:
- the ADCYAP1 gene encoding LOW QUALITY PROTEIN: pituitary adenylate cyclase-activating polypeptide (The sequence of the model RefSeq protein was modified relative to this genomic sequence to represent the inferred CDS: substituted 1 base at 1 genomic stop codon) has protein sequence MLTKRALQKPCWDRFLLTAQINTGRRPVTSVTTGSSXRSRALPPRPLFLSSVSLSSPPSLRVTLPPSSARLQTFEQNTSLGKQVLQLLLLLLLVPAASAQTPTPDGDASRVVTPAQKLEEALCPPSYLAAHPLLTAVRVEGMTMCSGARLALLVYGIIMHSSVYCSPAAAGLRFPGIRPEEEAYDEDGNPLQDFYDLEPPGAGSPASALRDASALYYPSERRDVAHGILNKAYRKVLDQLSARKYLQSLVAKGVGGSLGGGVEEDAEPLSKRHSDGIFTDSYSRYRKQMAVKKYLAAVLGKRYKQRVKNKGRRIAYL, from the exons ATGTTGACAAAGAGGGCTCTCCAAAAACCATGTTGGGATAGATTTTTGCTAACTGCACAGATAAATACGGGCAGAAGGCCGGTCACCTCTGTGACCACCGGCAGCAGCTGAAGAAG CCGCGCTTTACCTCCTCgccccctctttctttcttctgtctctctctcttcgcCCCCTTCTCTCCGTGTCACGCTCCCTCCTAGTTCTGCGCGTCTACAAACTTTTGAACAGAACACGAGCCTCGGCAAACAAGTCCTGCAGCTCCTCCTGCTGCTCCTGCTCGTTCCTGCGGCTTCTGCTCAGACACCAACGCCAGACGGTGATGCCTCTCGGGTTGTGACTCCAGCGCAGAAACTTGAAGAAGCCCTTTGCCCGCCGTCCTACTTGGCAGCACACCCTCTCCTGACAGCGGTAAGAGTTGAAGG AATGACCATGTGTAGCGGAGCGAGGCTGGCCCTGCTGGTCTACGGGATAATCATGCACAGCAGCGTCTACTGCTCACCTGCCGCCGCCGGACTCCGGTTCCCCGGGATCAG GCCAGAGGAAGAGGCGTACGACGAGGACGGAAACCCGCTGCAAGACTTCTACGACTTGGAGCCGCCGGGCGCAGGGAGCCCCGCCTCCGCGCTGCGCGACGCCTCCGCATTGTACTACCCCTCCGAGAGAAG AGATGTCGCCCACGGGATCCTTAACAAGGCCTACCGTAAAGTGCTGGACCAGCTGTCCGCCAGGAAGTACCTGCAGTCGCTCGTGGCGAAGGGCGTGGG TGGGAGCCTAGGCGGCGGCGTGGAGGAGGACGCAGAGCCGCTCTCCAAGCGCCACTCGGATGGAATCTTCACGGACAGCTACAGTCGCTACCGGAAACAAATGGCTGTCAAGAAATACTTGGCGGCCGTCCTGGGGAAAAGGTATAAACAAAGGGTTAAAAACAAAGGACGCCGAATAGCTTATTTGTAG